The following coding sequences are from one Paenibacillus sp. JDR-2 window:
- the speE gene encoding polyamine aminopropyltransferase — MELWYTEKQTENFGITAKITKTYVNEQTEFQQLDMIETEEFGTMLVLDGMVMTTVKDEFVYHEMVAHPVLFTHPNPEHVLVVGGGDGGVIREIMKHPKVKKAVLVDIDGKVIEYSKKYLPTIAGELDNPRVEVLVNDGFMHIHDHKNTYDVIMVDSTEPVGPAANLFTRGFYQGIYEALKEDGIFVAQTDNPWFKADLIQSVNKDVKEVFPIVRVYGANIPTYPSGLWTFTMGSKKYDPLEVDEASITEIPTKYYTPRLHKAAFVLPKFVEDLVK, encoded by the coding sequence ATGGAATTGTGGTATACAGAAAAACAAACCGAGAACTTCGGCATTACGGCGAAGATTACAAAAACGTATGTAAATGAACAAACTGAGTTTCAACAGCTCGATATGATCGAAACGGAAGAATTCGGCACAATGCTGGTTCTCGACGGCATGGTCATGACTACGGTTAAAGATGAGTTCGTGTATCACGAAATGGTAGCCCATCCGGTACTCTTCACGCATCCGAATCCGGAGCATGTGCTTGTAGTAGGCGGCGGCGACGGCGGCGTTATCCGTGAAATTATGAAGCATCCAAAAGTGAAGAAAGCCGTTCTCGTTGATATCGACGGCAAGGTTATCGAGTACTCGAAGAAATACCTGCCGACCATCGCAGGCGAACTGGACAACCCTCGCGTTGAAGTGCTCGTAAACGACGGCTTCATGCATATTCATGATCATAAAAATACTTACGATGTCATCATGGTTGACTCTACGGAGCCGGTTGGCCCAGCAGCTAACCTGTTCACGCGCGGTTTCTACCAAGGCATCTACGAAGCGCTGAAGGAAGACGGCATCTTCGTGGCTCAAACCGACAACCCTTGGTTCAAGGCCGACCTGATTCAAAGCGTAAACAAAGACGTGAAGGAAGTATTCCCGATCGTTCGCGTATACGGCGCTAACATCCCGACTTACCCAAGCGGCCTGTGGACCTTTACTATGGGCAGCAAGAAGTACGATCCGCTTGAAGTGGACGAAGCTTCCATCACTGAAATCCCGACGAAGTACTACACTCCGCGCCTTCACAAAGCGGCATTCGTTTTGCCTAAATTTGTTGAAGACCTCGTGAAGTAA
- a CDS encoding DNA-deoxyinosine glycosylase — MEQDQAERIYSFPPVIDERARVLVLGTAPSVKSLEHRQFYGHPRNYFWGMVYGLFGAGVPDEDYGKRLSFLQDHHMAVFDVIKSCERPGSLDVNIKNEEPNDLPALAGEYPELKCFAFNGSKAYDTFRKYYRDHPALQHLALLKMPSTSPIPTQKMRNLEDRIEAWKAILPYLELSE, encoded by the coding sequence ATGGAGCAAGATCAAGCGGAGCGCATCTATTCATTCCCGCCGGTCATTGACGAGCGGGCCCGCGTATTGGTGCTGGGTACGGCGCCAAGCGTGAAGTCGCTGGAGCACCGGCAGTTCTACGGTCATCCCCGCAATTATTTTTGGGGAATGGTGTATGGCTTGTTTGGCGCGGGAGTACCGGATGAGGATTATGGGAAGCGTCTTTCTTTTTTGCAGGATCATCATATGGCTGTGTTTGACGTGATTAAGTCCTGCGAACGGCCCGGCAGCCTTGACGTAAACATCAAAAACGAGGAGCCCAATGATCTGCCTGCATTGGCGGGCGAGTATCCGGAGCTGAAATGCTTTGCTTTTAATGGAAGCAAGGCGTACGATACGTTCCGCAAATATTACCGCGACCATCCGGCGCTTCAGCATCTCGCACTCTTGAAAATGCCTTCGACAAGTCCGATTCCCACGCAAAAGATGCGGAATCTCGAGGACCGGATCGAGGCTTGGAAGGCGATTCTTCCGTACCTGGAATTATCGGAATAG
- a CDS encoding DUF1934 domain-containing protein: MQDRMAVKITLTSTQDGESVVHTYTGEWFRKERSVYIRYEEPVEGSASPIRTLVRYREDELSITRRGVVESEQLFVPGEMRRNGYYRSPFTSFQMETATAFIELKGVDGEKPASAEPPCAIEWQYELWMNEHLSGRFLNRLHIQEEKQ; encoded by the coding sequence ATGCAAGACAGAATGGCGGTTAAAATTACGCTGACTAGCACCCAGGATGGGGAGTCCGTCGTACATACGTATACAGGGGAATGGTTCCGCAAGGAACGATCGGTTTATATCCGGTACGAAGAGCCGGTGGAGGGAAGTGCTTCCCCAATTCGGACACTTGTGCGTTACCGGGAGGACGAGCTGTCGATCACGCGCCGGGGCGTCGTTGAATCGGAGCAGCTGTTTGTGCCCGGCGAAATGCGAAGAAACGGCTACTACCGCTCTCCCTTTACATCGTTTCAGATGGAGACGGCAACCGCATTTATTGAACTCAAGGGAGTGGACGGCGAGAAGCCGGCTTCCGCGGAACCGCCATGCGCGATTGAGTGGCAGTATGAACTATGGATGAATGAACATTTGTCGGGCCGGTTCCTTAACCGGCTCCATATACAGGAGGAGAAACAATGA
- the argS gene encoding arginine--tRNA ligase has protein sequence MSTNVLEQMYEKVKEAIADAAVAGGLAAREELPAFVLEVPKDKAHGDLATNAAMQLTKLAKKNPRQIAETIIANLNGEKFGIQSAEIAGPGFINFRMDKSYLYSVVGEITAAGDDYGRTKEGSGQRVEVEFVSANPTGNLHLGHARGAAVGDALCNVLDFAGYEVTREYYINDAGNQVNNLARSIEARYRQALGQDAEMPEDGYHGEDIVGFGKLLAEEKGDSLLSLSDEERFAFFRQFGLEKELDKIKRDLGLFRVNFDIWYSETSLYESGQVETALEALKAKGQVYEEEGATWLSTMPYGDDKNRVLVKNDGSYTYLTPDIAYHQDKFSRGYDKMINIWGADHHGYIPRVKAAMAALGNDPDKLVVLIAQMVSLFQDGEKVKMSKRTGKAVTMQDLMDEVGVDAIRYFFTMRSMDSHLDFDMDLAISTSNENPVFYVQYAHARICSIFRQAEEQSVAILPIGDIDFGKLSSEAEFDLLRKLGELPQEVSEAAAQYAPHRLIRYVYELASQFHSYYKAERVITEDAAQTQARIALLGAVRIVIANTLRLVGVSAPERM, from the coding sequence ATGAGTACGAACGTGTTGGAGCAAATGTATGAGAAGGTGAAGGAGGCGATTGCGGACGCGGCGGTAGCAGGCGGTCTTGCGGCTCGCGAGGAGCTTCCTGCCTTTGTGCTGGAGGTACCGAAGGATAAGGCGCACGGCGACCTGGCGACAAACGCGGCTATGCAGCTTACCAAGCTGGCCAAGAAAAACCCGCGTCAAATTGCCGAGACGATTATCGCGAACCTGAACGGTGAGAAGTTCGGCATTCAATCGGCCGAGATTGCAGGCCCGGGCTTTATTAACTTCCGCATGGACAAAAGCTATTTATATTCCGTTGTCGGCGAGATTACGGCTGCGGGAGACGACTACGGGCGTACAAAAGAAGGATCCGGCCAACGCGTGGAAGTCGAATTCGTCAGCGCGAATCCGACAGGCAATCTTCACCTCGGCCATGCTCGCGGCGCAGCCGTAGGCGATGCGCTTTGCAACGTGCTGGACTTCGCAGGTTATGAAGTAACCCGCGAGTACTATATTAATGACGCGGGCAACCAAGTCAACAATCTGGCGCGCTCGATTGAAGCACGTTACCGCCAAGCTCTTGGTCAAGACGCGGAAATGCCGGAAGACGGCTACCATGGCGAGGACATCGTTGGTTTCGGCAAGCTGCTTGCGGAAGAGAAGGGCGACAGCCTTCTGTCCTTGTCCGATGAAGAGCGCTTCGCATTCTTCCGCCAATTCGGTCTGGAAAAAGAACTCGACAAAATCAAACGCGACCTTGGACTCTTCCGCGTCAACTTCGATATCTGGTACAGCGAAACTTCGCTGTATGAGAGCGGCCAAGTGGAAACGGCACTCGAGGCACTGAAGGCAAAAGGCCAGGTGTACGAAGAAGAAGGCGCTACGTGGCTGTCGACTATGCCTTACGGCGACGACAAGAACCGCGTTCTTGTGAAAAATGACGGTTCGTACACGTATTTGACGCCGGACATCGCGTATCACCAAGACAAATTCAGCCGCGGCTACGACAAAATGATCAACATCTGGGGAGCTGACCACCACGGCTACATTCCACGCGTGAAGGCTGCTATGGCTGCGCTTGGGAATGACCCTGACAAGCTGGTTGTATTGATCGCTCAGATGGTAAGCCTGTTCCAGGACGGCGAAAAAGTGAAAATGTCCAAGCGTACCGGCAAAGCCGTTACGATGCAGGATCTGATGGACGAAGTTGGCGTTGACGCCATTCGTTACTTCTTCACGATGCGCAGCATGGATTCGCATCTGGATTTCGATATGGACCTTGCGATCTCGACTTCGAACGAGAACCCGGTCTTCTACGTGCAATATGCGCATGCCCGCATTTGCAGCATCTTCCGCCAGGCGGAGGAGCAAAGCGTTGCTATCCTGCCTATCGGCGACATCGACTTCGGCAAGCTCTCGTCCGAAGCCGAATTCGATCTGCTTCGCAAGCTCGGCGAGCTGCCGCAGGAAGTGTCGGAAGCCGCGGCTCAATACGCGCCGCATCGCCTGATCCGCTATGTGTATGAACTGGCTTCGCAGTTCCACAGCTATTACAAAGCCGAGCGCGTCATTACCGAAGACGCGGCTCAAACCCAGGCGCGCATCGCTTTGCTCGGCGCTGTCCGCATCGTTATCGCCAACACGCTCCGTCTAGTTGGCGTATCGGCTCCGGAGCGTATGTAA
- a CDS encoding S8 family peptidase produces the protein MDITAFLHWLKDTMACTGQTTKNRIIRFQQQGDYRRFLQEWSEASTASPELKPVKQMRIIRAISCQLPVEATLSGFSGGVWIEDDRRITVHTAAKTMPLEKGIPWGVQQIKAPLAWSTTTGHRIKIGVIDTGVDFSHPDLRQSLSRGINLLNRSMLPHDDNGHGTHIAGTIAAANQVQGMIGIAPRAQILPVKAFDHNGSAFVSDIILGIDWCVRNRVNIINMSFGMKTRSKALLNAINNAYNAGVIVVASSGNDGKRRTVDYPARYPQTISVGATNKLRRIAPFSNRGTFIDIYAPGDKIFSAWLRGKYHEMSGTSMATSHVSGAIALLLAHKPGLSPAEIKAILKKSYLPLRSTKAPRYTGELDVMKMLGAADR, from the coding sequence TTGGACATCACCGCTTTTCTCCATTGGTTGAAGGACACGATGGCTTGCACGGGCCAAACGACAAAAAATCGGATTATCCGATTTCAGCAGCAAGGTGACTATCGACGGTTTCTGCAGGAGTGGTCAGAAGCATCGACAGCATCCCCGGAACTGAAGCCGGTTAAGCAAATGCGCATCATTCGTGCAATATCTTGTCAGCTCCCTGTCGAAGCAACTTTATCCGGCTTTTCCGGTGGCGTATGGATCGAGGACGACCGCCGTATTACCGTTCACACCGCAGCAAAAACCATGCCACTGGAAAAAGGCATCCCCTGGGGCGTACAGCAAATCAAAGCACCGCTTGCCTGGAGCACGACTACCGGACACCGCATCAAAATCGGCGTCATCGATACCGGCGTAGACTTTAGCCATCCCGATCTCCGCCAATCGTTGTCGCGTGGCATTAACTTGCTCAACCGCAGCATGCTGCCTCATGATGACAACGGTCACGGCACGCACATCGCGGGCACCATTGCGGCCGCTAACCAGGTACAAGGCATGATCGGCATTGCTCCGCGGGCACAAATTCTCCCGGTAAAAGCATTTGACCATAACGGCAGCGCCTTTGTATCCGACATTATTCTCGGCATCGATTGGTGCGTCCGCAACCGGGTCAACATTATTAACATGAGCTTTGGCATGAAGACGCGCAGCAAAGCTCTCCTCAATGCGATAAACAACGCTTATAATGCCGGCGTTATCGTTGTTGCGTCTTCGGGCAACGACGGCAAACGCCGGACTGTCGATTATCCGGCCAGATATCCGCAGACGATCTCGGTCGGGGCAACAAACAAGCTGCGTCGCATCGCGCCGTTCAGCAACCGGGGTACGTTTATTGACATTTACGCGCCCGGCGACAAAATCTTTTCCGCTTGGCTCCGCGGCAAGTATCACGAGATGAGCGGGACATCGATGGCTACCTCCCATGTCAGCGGGGCCATCGCTTTGCTGCTGGCTCATAAGCCGGGATTGTCTCCCGCGGAGATTAAAGCGATCTTGAAAAAGTCGTACCTGCCGCTTCGGAGCACAAAGGCTCCCCGGTATACCGGGGAGCTTGATGTGATGAAGATGCTGGGGGCGGCGGACCGATAG
- the rpoE gene encoding DNA-directed RNA polymerase subunit delta — protein sequence MSSGNIALKLDPERIKEMPMVDLAFELLKSANTPYYYRDLMMEIAKVRGLSADGVNQVIAQVYTEINIDGRFACVGSNMWGLKRWYPVEKNEDPITNAKRPRIINDEDDDEDLFADEEDDSYTADEEDYDSYDEDREFGEAEAEEEVDEEVGIEDEELEDDESEEEIDADAELDDEDSEDEDFEDDEEEEDDK from the coding sequence ATGAGCAGCGGCAATATTGCATTGAAGCTCGATCCTGAGCGGATAAAAGAAATGCCTATGGTCGACTTGGCGTTTGAATTGTTGAAATCGGCCAATACGCCTTATTACTACCGTGACCTGATGATGGAAATCGCGAAGGTTCGCGGCCTGTCTGCGGACGGAGTTAACCAAGTAATCGCTCAAGTATATACGGAGATTAATATTGACGGCCGTTTCGCCTGCGTTGGAAGCAATATGTGGGGATTGAAACGCTGGTATCCGGTTGAAAAGAACGAGGATCCGATCACGAACGCGAAGCGTCCTCGTATCATTAATGACGAAGATGATGATGAAGATCTGTTCGCGGATGAAGAAGATGATTCGTACACAGCGGATGAGGAAGATTACGATTCTTACGATGAAGATCGTGAATTCGGCGAAGCGGAAGCTGAAGAAGAAGTTGACGAAGAGGTTGGCATCGAAGACGAAGAACTCGAAGATGATGAGTCTGAAGAGGAAATCGACGCTGATGCTGAGCTTGACGATGAAGACTCCGAGGACGAAGATTTTGAAGACGATGAGGAAGAAGAAGACGATAAATAA
- a CDS encoding CTP synthase yields MTKYIFVTGGVVSSLGKGITAASLGRLLKNRGLKVTIQKFDPYINVDPGTMSPYQHGEVFVTDDGAETDLDLGHYERFIDINLTKYSSVTTGKIYSNVISKERRGEYLGGTVQVIPHITNEIKERVYRAGKEAGSDVVITEIGGTVGDIESLPFLEAIRQIKSDIGRDNVMYIHVTLIPYIKAAGEVKTKPTQHSVKELRSIGIQPNVIVCRTEHALSEDLKRKIGLFCDIDANAVVECIDASTLYEVPLMLREQGLDDIVVNHLKLTTNQPDMTQWEDLVNRVKSLHKTTEIAIVGKYVALHDAYLSIVEALGHAGYDADSEVKLRWVNAEEIDDENVSEMLKGVHGILVPGGFGDRGIEGKVSAIRYAREQQIPFFGICLGMQVAVIEYARSVAGLFNANSAEINPSTPYPVIDLLPDQKDIEDMGGTMRLGLYPCKLKPGSLAATEYNDELVYERHRHRYEFNNEYRERIESAGLRISGTSPDGRLVEMVELPEHPWFLAVQFHPEFTSRPNRPQPLFRGFVRAALKYSGQ; encoded by the coding sequence GTGACAAAATATATTTTTGTAACCGGGGGCGTCGTTTCATCGCTTGGCAAAGGGATTACTGCTGCATCACTCGGTCGTCTGCTTAAGAACAGAGGTTTGAAAGTAACGATTCAAAAGTTCGATCCTTATATCAACGTTGACCCGGGAACGATGAGCCCGTACCAGCATGGCGAAGTATTCGTAACAGACGACGGTGCGGAAACAGACCTTGACCTTGGGCATTATGAACGGTTTATTGATATTAACCTGACGAAGTACAGCAGCGTAACAACAGGCAAGATCTATTCGAACGTTATTTCCAAAGAACGTCGCGGCGAATATCTGGGCGGAACGGTTCAAGTTATCCCGCACATTACGAACGAAATTAAGGAGCGCGTATACCGCGCGGGCAAAGAAGCCGGCTCCGACGTTGTTATCACCGAAATCGGCGGTACCGTGGGCGATATCGAAAGCTTGCCTTTCCTTGAGGCGATCCGTCAAATTAAAAGCGACATCGGGCGCGACAACGTGATGTATATTCACGTAACGCTTATTCCATATATCAAAGCAGCGGGCGAAGTGAAAACTAAGCCAACGCAGCATAGCGTAAAAGAACTCCGCAGCATCGGCATCCAGCCTAACGTAATCGTATGCCGTACTGAGCATGCGCTGTCGGAGGACCTGAAACGCAAAATCGGTTTGTTCTGCGATATCGACGCTAACGCGGTTGTTGAATGCATCGATGCTTCGACCTTGTATGAAGTACCGCTGATGCTTCGCGAGCAAGGTCTCGACGATATCGTTGTGAACCATCTGAAGCTTACAACAAACCAGCCGGACATGACGCAATGGGAAGATCTTGTGAACCGCGTGAAATCGCTGCATAAAACAACGGAAATCGCCATTGTCGGTAAATACGTTGCGCTGCATGACGCTTACCTTTCCATTGTAGAAGCTCTGGGGCATGCAGGTTACGATGCGGACTCCGAAGTGAAGCTCCGTTGGGTGAACGCAGAAGAAATCGACGACGAGAATGTTTCGGAAATGCTTAAGGGCGTTCACGGTATTCTGGTACCCGGCGGCTTTGGCGATCGCGGTATTGAAGGCAAAGTATCGGCTATCCGTTATGCCCGCGAGCAGCAAATTCCGTTCTTCGGCATTTGCCTTGGCATGCAGGTTGCCGTTATCGAATACGCGCGCAGCGTAGCAGGCTTGTTCAATGCGAACAGCGCGGAGATCAATCCATCGACGCCTTATCCGGTTATCGACCTTCTGCCGGATCAGAAAGACATCGAGGATATGGGCGGCACTATGCGTCTTGGACTCTATCCTTGCAAATTGAAGCCGGGATCGCTTGCGGCTACTGAATACAACGACGAGCTTGTGTACGAGCGTCACCGTCACCGGTATGAATTCAACAATGAGTACCGTGAGCGCATTGAATCGGCGGGTCTTCGTATTTCCGGTACTTCGCCGGACGGCCGTCTGGTGGAAATGGTGGAGCTTCCTGAGCATCCATGGTTCCTCGCGGTTCAGTTCCATCCGGAATTCACATCTCGTCCGAACCGTCCGCAACCGCTCTTCCGCGGCTTTGTGCGTGCGGCATTGAAATACTCCGGACAGTAA
- a CDS encoding response regulator produces the protein MEKKKLLIVDDQNGIRVLLMEVFSSEGYNTFQASNGRLALEIVKAENPDLVLLDMKIPGMDGLEILKHVKAINRDIKVIMMTAYGELDMIKEATDLGAVMHFTKPFDIDEMRIAVNMQLHGGNSNNRFAVGS, from the coding sequence TTGGAGAAGAAGAAGCTATTGATCGTTGATGATCAGAATGGCATCCGTGTGCTTCTGATGGAAGTGTTCAGCAGTGAAGGCTACAATACTTTCCAAGCTTCAAACGGTAGGTTGGCACTGGAAATTGTAAAAGCCGAGAATCCTGACCTCGTTCTGCTTGATATGAAGATTCCGGGGATGGACGGGCTTGAAATTTTAAAGCATGTGAAGGCAATCAACCGTGATATCAAAGTCATCATGATGACTGCATACGGCGAGCTTGACATGATCAAGGAAGCGACTGATCTGGGTGCCGTTATGCATTTCACGAAGCCGTTTGATATTGATGAGATGCGGATTGCGGTTAATATGCAGCTCCACGGCGGTAATTCCAATAACCGCTTTGCGGTAGGGTCCTAA
- a CDS encoding UDP-N-acetylglucosamine 1-carboxyvinyltransferase — translation MEKLMIRGGRPLRGTVQISGAKNSAVALVPAAILAESEVVLDNLPHLSDVVVYSEILQDLGAVVSWQGDVMKIDPSRLESKPMPNGKVKLLRASYYLMGAMLGRFGEAIIGLPGGCNFEPRPIDQHIKGFEALGATVTNEHGSMRIHAKELRGAKIYLDVVSVGATINIMLAASRAKGSTIIENAAKEPEIIDVATLLNAMGARIKGAGTETIRIEGVDSMHGCRHSIIPDRIQAGTYMIAAAATRGDVTIDNVIPKHMEAMTAKLEEMGVTVQEMDESIRIIGAPEYTAVDVKALVYPGFATDLQSPMTTLLAQAKGVSILSDYVYSNRFKHVPELNRMGANIRVEGRSAIIEGGELFAAKVKAADLRAGAALVIAGLTVKEGITEITGVEYIDRGYDNLVDNLRRLGADVWRETE, via the coding sequence ATGGAGAAATTGATGATACGCGGTGGACGTCCGCTGCGGGGCACCGTCCAAATAAGCGGAGCAAAGAACAGTGCCGTCGCTCTGGTTCCGGCTGCCATATTGGCAGAATCAGAAGTGGTATTGGACAATTTGCCCCATTTGAGCGATGTTGTCGTATATAGTGAGATCCTGCAGGACCTCGGTGCTGTCGTAAGCTGGCAGGGCGATGTCATGAAGATTGATCCTTCGCGACTTGAATCGAAACCGATGCCTAATGGAAAAGTGAAGCTGCTGCGTGCTTCTTATTATTTGATGGGCGCTATGCTTGGACGCTTCGGGGAAGCGATTATCGGATTGCCGGGCGGCTGTAATTTCGAACCAAGACCAATCGACCAGCATATTAAAGGCTTTGAAGCCTTAGGGGCTACCGTTACCAACGAACATGGCTCGATGCGGATTCACGCCAAAGAGCTGCGCGGAGCAAAAATTTATCTCGACGTCGTCAGCGTTGGCGCGACCATTAATATAATGCTTGCGGCCTCTCGGGCCAAGGGCTCCACGATTATCGAAAATGCGGCAAAAGAGCCTGAGATTATAGATGTAGCAACGCTTCTGAATGCGATGGGCGCACGGATTAAGGGTGCTGGTACGGAGACGATCCGGATTGAAGGGGTAGACAGCATGCATGGCTGCCGTCATTCGATTATTCCGGACCGGATTCAGGCAGGTACTTACATGATCGCAGCCGCTGCAACACGCGGTGATGTTACCATCGATAACGTCATTCCGAAGCATATGGAAGCTATGACGGCGAAGCTTGAAGAAATGGGCGTAACCGTTCAGGAAATGGACGAGTCTATCCGTATTATCGGTGCACCGGAGTATACGGCCGTTGACGTGAAGGCTCTGGTCTACCCGGGCTTTGCAACGGATCTTCAGTCGCCGATGACGACGCTGCTTGCTCAAGCCAAGGGAGTAAGCATCTTGAGCGACTATGTCTACAGCAACCGTTTCAAGCATGTACCGGAGTTAAACCGGATGGGCGCGAATATCCGAGTGGAGGGCCGTTCAGCGATTATTGAAGGCGGGGAGCTGTTTGCGGCAAAGGTAAAAGCTGCGGATCTGCGGGCAGGTGCCGCGCTTGTGATCGCGGGTCTTACCGTCAAAGAAGGAATTACGGAGATCACTGGCGTAGAATATATTGACCGCGGTTATGACAATCTCGTTGATAACTTGCGCAGACTTGGCGCGGATGTATGGCGGGAGACGGAATAA
- the rho gene encoding transcription termination factor Rho, with the protein MTDLQISDLEEMKLTELYKLAKQYQIPYYGQLKKKELIFAILRAQAEKSGLMFMQGVLETLPEGFGFLRPINYLPSKEDIYISASQIRKFDLRTGDLVSGKCRLPKDSEKYFGLLQVNAVNGTDPAQAAERLHFPALTPLYPQKKLVLETASSKLSTRIMDLLAPVGLGQRGLIVAPPKAGKTLLLKEIANSISTNHPDIELFVLLIDERPEEVTDMQRSVKGEVIASTFDEVPENHIKVAELVLERALRLVEHKKDVVILLDSITRLARAYNLVVPPSGRTLSGGIDPAAFHRPKRFFGAARNVEEGGSLTILATALIETGSRMDDIIYEEFKGTGNMELHLDRKLAERRIFPALDIRRSGTRREEMLLSKEELDKLWVVRRNMTDTPDFVDGFLKKLADSKTNEEFLMSLDTSEEKPAPQQRTSTGTGLKSSAATGRRPAPRTTHGS; encoded by the coding sequence ATGACAGATCTTCAGATCTCCGATCTCGAAGAAATGAAGCTGACCGAATTGTACAAATTGGCGAAGCAGTATCAAATACCGTACTACGGCCAGCTGAAGAAGAAGGAATTAATATTTGCAATATTACGGGCACAAGCGGAAAAAAGCGGCCTCATGTTTATGCAGGGTGTACTTGAAACGTTACCGGAAGGCTTTGGCTTTCTACGGCCAATCAACTATTTGCCTAGCAAAGAGGATATTTATATCTCTGCTTCCCAGATTCGAAAGTTCGACCTTCGTACCGGCGACCTTGTATCAGGCAAATGCCGGCTGCCGAAAGACTCTGAGAAATACTTTGGCCTCCTCCAGGTAAACGCCGTAAACGGCACCGATCCTGCACAAGCGGCCGAAAGACTTCATTTTCCCGCTCTAACTCCTCTTTATCCACAGAAAAAGCTCGTGCTGGAGACGGCATCTTCCAAACTTTCTACGCGAATTATGGATTTACTTGCGCCTGTTGGCCTTGGTCAACGCGGCCTGATTGTGGCGCCGCCTAAAGCGGGTAAAACCTTACTGCTCAAAGAAATAGCGAACAGTATTTCGACGAATCATCCGGATATCGAGTTGTTTGTGCTGCTTATTGATGAACGCCCCGAGGAAGTAACGGATATGCAACGTTCCGTGAAGGGCGAAGTTATTGCTTCGACGTTTGATGAAGTGCCTGAGAATCATATAAAGGTAGCCGAGCTTGTGCTTGAGCGAGCATTGCGGCTGGTCGAACATAAGAAAGACGTTGTTATTTTGCTCGACAGTATTACCCGCCTTGCCCGTGCTTACAACCTGGTTGTGCCGCCATCCGGACGAACGCTTAGCGGCGGTATTGATCCGGCAGCTTTCCATCGTCCGAAGCGTTTCTTCGGCGCGGCCCGGAATGTGGAAGAAGGCGGCAGTCTGACTATCCTCGCGACGGCGCTTATCGAGACCGGCTCGCGTATGGATGATATCATTTATGAAGAATTTAAAGGTACGGGCAATATGGAGCTGCATCTTGACCGCAAGCTTGCAGAACGCCGTATTTTTCCGGCGCTCGATATCCGCAGATCGGGTACGCGCCGCGAAGAAATGCTTTTATCGAAAGAAGAATTGGATAAATTATGGGTTGTGCGCCGCAATATGACCGATACGCCTGACTTCGTCGACGGCTTCCTGAAGAAGCTCGCCGATTCGAAGACGAATGAGGAATTCCTGATGTCGCTTGACACATCGGAAGAAAAACCCGCCCCGCAGCAGCGGACAAGCACAGGTACGGGACTCAAAAGCAGCGCAGCAACCGGAAGGCGACCAGCACCGCGCACGACGCACGGCTCCTAG